cgattcgattttaatcgaaaattaacaaatttatagaaatcagATTAGTCTgagatcatttttctaattttatttaaacatttttctgttggattttatgattttgatcgttacaggcattgacaggaagcgttaaagcaaagaaacacgttggagggatcactaagttcgtctttcaatatggcggagtgcgccaataattcatttcacttcgcgatttcaaaatcaaatatctcaaaaaatagttttaaagtgacaaatttatgatagaaaataaactcccaggcgtaagtttatcatATAGAGTAGCTAATTAaggtggaaagtgatttttcggctctaaaacatgcattcatgaattaagacgaatcaGATGGATACGACGGAGGATGGTGCACCTACCCTATGAATATGAATGTATATGAATGTTTAGAAGTTTTAGAAAGTATGGATTATATTAAATTGTACACATTTCTGATTTTTGTATTAGCGCATATTATTATGGCGGTAGCCAACACGAGCGAGAGAGGCAAGGCTCGCCGCCGGTTCCGGTTCCTTGTGTGACAAGAAGTTTTTTAAAAGGTGCTCAAGAGTACGAACAAAGGCAAAACTGCTACATCGCTGCTTGCACTTGGTCAGAAGGTCGGTGCAACCAGTCAAACAGTGAAAAGGTGTCTGCTGTACATAGACAAACATGTCTGGACACTGCATTCTCCTCAACTGGTTTCGGAGCTGCAGGCAAAGTTGCAGCGACAGCGGctgaataaaatattcaattatattGTGAAAACTAAGGaggaattttgaagttaaacgaggaaaaatttccgaaaaaggcttttatttatgttttttgtacgCTGGTCAACTGGACATTTTGCATTTCGTTTTTTTACGAGAATTCAAGATTGATTGATAATGAAATCGAAGAAAGATCTTAAAACCATGTACAGACGATTATTTTTTTCCGACAATGTTTTAATGCGCGATAAATTGCGCAAGGACGCTCGAAAATATAAGCTATATTTTTGTCAGTTAgttcatataaattttctttcatgaaaaattgattatCTAATAGTCCATTTTTTAACTCATAcgtttcattttgttttctttggaCTTAAAAccagacggcggcaacgctattcaaaccgtatggagcacatctctcagatttcccctttgtttcccctcgttttgacagatttaagcttttttcctcagatttaagctttcgtctcctatcttctcaaggtaaaaaaagctcaaatctgaggaaaaaaagcttaataacgagattcacgaccacttatttaaaagatgttggtcacacgatacatagacaaatcgtgtaacgttgcagccatCTGCTTAAAACATCCTCGATTCGCGCAGGTAGCTTTTGCCACACAGTCTACTGATTATGATACTCTGATTCACGATTAACTCGATTCCATGCTGCACAGGGGAAGAATAAACTGAACAtcgtttttcccttttttattgTCTCACACGATCTTTTGGTATTTCCAACCAACCATACATAACTCATATCATATCACAAATGAACAATTGTCAGCTGATAAGTCGACCAAAATACTCTCAAAGACTTAAATCGTAATCATCGTCGTCTTCAACGACAAATGCACTGTCTGAGTTCAATTGTCTGAGTTGAATTGCATCCTCCCCTGAAGACGGATACCAATCGTCTTCCGATAGCCTGTGAACCTGTTGCTTTTTCTGGGCAGCTTTCTTCACTTTGTAGACCTTGGTGTTCGATTTTGCTCCGAATTGAGGCGAGTTGTAGTAGGGATAGCTGGCTGGTGCTGCTGCATACTGGTTCTCAACGGTATTGGTGCAATTCTGCACGGAAATCGTGTTATCGTCGGAGACTACAGTACATTTGTGTACCGGGATTCCCCAGTCGGATTCGGTGTCGTTGGTGATTGTTGGTTCGGCTTGATCGTAATAAAAGGTGTTGGATTCATCCATGGCTGGATCGTAAGGTGACGGCTGACTCCAAGCCTGGTTGGGATATCCCCAGTCCTGGTACGAGCTTGGGCAATTACCCGAAAACTGGCAGGGTGGTTCATGAGAGTAGAATGGCCTCATAACTGGGCCTCGACGATACATTGGTCCGTATTGGAAGCCATCGTCGTAGCAAGCCCTGCATTGTTCCGGCATAGGGCCACCGTTGAATTCTGCCAAGTCTTGACCATAGTGATCATAGCATCCGTCGCAGATTACCTTCATGTTAGCTGGTTTCCCACAGGCAACGAAAGGCCATTGATCGATGTACACACAGACGGGCTTCTCTGGCTGTGGAATGTAGCTGATTTTTTCCTGACAGTTTCCGTTGGCATCGCATCGCTTTTT
This sequence is a window from Uranotaenia lowii strain MFRU-FL chromosome 3, ASM2978415v1, whole genome shotgun sequence. Protein-coding genes within it:
- the LOC129756520 gene encoding uncharacterized protein LOC129756520 isoform X2, with protein sequence MMLKHVPVVIATVMVVAYGFPTPDPCENLTTERVCNETQYELYRDCIEETKELRKKRQTMCPYALIQQDAPYTASTNWYETDEESLQTTGLPENIVPPIVHVIPAWQNVITVEPVDSNNIPDNDIQSDPIDDDEVVDDEPPQALKSLKRRIIVQGEGDEALEYHVPTNVTTVIRLTNVVNNTNIVNAPTNVNTTNVNNIHIYANLTEGEPEPKPEKCCTAVRPKTCSASTQGVRCQHKKFKLCGPKCTSDVMHVQRKKRCDANGNCQEKISYIPQPEKPVCVYIDQWPFVACGKPANMKVICDGCYDHYGQDLAEFNGGPMPEQCRACYDDGFQYGPMYRRGPVMRPFYSHEPPCQFSGNCPSSYQDWGYPNQAWSQPSPYDPAMDESNTFYYDQAEPTITNDTESDWGIPVHKCTVVSDDNTISVQNCTNTVENQYAAAPASYPYYNSPQFGAKSNTKVYKVKKAAQKKQQVHRLSEDDWYPSSGEDAIQLRQLNSDSAFVVEDDDDYDLSL